The Arvicola amphibius chromosome 11, mArvAmp1.2, whole genome shotgun sequence genome has a segment encoding these proteins:
- the LOC119826705 gene encoding LOW QUALITY PROTEIN: protein NipSnap homolog 3B (The sequence of the model RefSeq protein was modified relative to this genomic sequence to represent the inferred CDS: deleted 8 bases in 6 codons) yields the protein MLALGSCLRKVLAPRALAPQVRSSFATGPRQTEGTFYEFCTYYLKPLEDERVRTNFKQNVHLRTAHSELFGYWSVEFGGRINRVFHIWKYDNFAHRAAVAQPLAHDTEWQERFLIPNLASIDKQESEITILVPWCKIGTPPKEGVYELVTFLMKPGGPALWGEAFERAVNAHVNQGYVKLIGVFHSEYGKLNRVHVLWWSQNADSRAAGRHRAHEDPRVVSAVRESVNYLDIQQNMFLIPESFSPLK from the exons ATGCTCGCGCTCGGAAGCTGCCTAAGGAAGGTGCTGGCCCCGCGGGCACTGGCACCTCAG gtgcgCTCATCTTTTGCTACTGGCCCAAGACAAACCGAAGGAACATTCTATGAGTTTTGTACTTATTACCTTAAGCCCCTCGAAGATGAAAGAGTTCGT ACAAATTTTAAGCAAAATGTTCATCTTCGGACAGCTCACTCTGAATTGTTTGGCTATTGGAGTGTAGAATTCGGAGGCAGAATAAACCGAGTATTCCATATTTGGAAGTACG ATAATTTTGCTCATCGAGCGGCAGTAGCACAGCCCTTGGCCCATGAT ACAGAGTGGCAAGAACGATTCCTCATTCCAAATTTGGCTTCCATTGATAAACAGGAGAGTGAAATTACC ATTCTGGTACCATGGTGCAAAATAGGAACGCCT CCTAAGGAAG GAGTCTATGAACTCGTTACTTTTCTTATGAAACCTGGTGGCCCAGCTCTATGGGGTGAG GCATTTGAAAGAGCAGTAAATGCCCATGTCAATCAAGGCTATGTTAAACTAATTGGC GTGTTTCATTCAGAATATGGAAAACTCAACAGAG TGCATGTTCTGTGGTGGAGCCAGAACGCAGACAGTCGCGCAGCCGGGCGACATCGGGCCCATGAGGATCCCAGGGTCGTGTCTGCTG TTCGGGAAAGTGTCAACTACTTAGATATTCAGCAGAATATGTTCCTAATTCCTGAGTCGTTTTCACCATTGAAATAG